A genomic stretch from Oreochromis niloticus isolate F11D_XX linkage group LG11, O_niloticus_UMD_NMBU, whole genome shotgun sequence includes:
- the LOC100712213 gene encoding NADH dehydrogenase [ubiquinone] flavoprotein 1, mitochondrial isoform X1, with the protein MLPPRMLWGAVARQVAPRLTYSTAAQPQQVKPKKTKFGPLSDQDRIFTNLYGRHDWRLKGALKRGDWYKTKEIILKGQDWILNEVKISGLRGRGGAGFPTGMKWSFMNKPSDGRPKYLVVNADEGEPGTCKDREIMRHDPHKLIEGCLVAGRGMGARAAYIYIRGEFYNESSNLQVAINEAYKAGLIGKNACGSGYDFDVFVMRGAGAYICGEETALIESLEGKQGKPRLKPPFPADIGVFGCPTTVANVETVAVAPTICRRGGAWFASFGRERNSGTKLFNISGHVNTPCTVEEEMSVPLRELIERHAGGVRGGWDNLLGVIPGGSSTPIIPRHVCDDVLMDFDDLVRAESALGTAAVIVMDKSTDVVRAIARLVEFYKHESCGQCTPCREGVDWMDKMMWRFVRGEAAVSEIDMIWELSKQIEGHTICALGDGAAWPVQGLIRHFRPVMENRIAQYNKKNPTRAPEIEMI; encoded by the exons ATGCTGCCTCCGCGGATGCTGTGGGGCGCTGTGGCGCGCCAGGTTGCTCCACGACTCACCTACAGCACTGCTGCGCAGCCACAG CAGGTGAAGCCAAAAAAGACCAAATTTGGTCCTCTGAGTGACCAAGATCGGATATTTACTAACTTATATGGCCGACATGACTGGAG ACTCAAAGGAGCGCTAAAAAGGGGAGACTGGTATAAGACCAAGGAGATCATACTGAAGGGACAGGACTGGATCCTGAATGAGGTGAAAATCTCGGGGCTTCGTGGCagaggaggagcaggatttCCGACAGGCATGAAATGGAGTTTCATGAACAAACCCAGCGATGGCAG GCCGAAGTATCTGGTGGTGAATGCCGATGAGGGGGAGCCTGGCACATGTAAAGACCGCGAGATAATGCGTCATGACCCCCATAAGCTTATAGAGGGCTGTCTGGTGGCTGGGAGAGGCATGGGAGCTCGTGCCGCGTACATCTACATTAGAGGGGAGTTTTACAATGAGTCATCAAACCTACAG GTGGCCATTAATGAGGCGTACAAAGCAGGGCTGATTGGAAAGAACGCCTGCGGCTCTGGGTATGACTTTGATGTGTTTGTTATGCGGGGAGCCGGCGCATACATCTGTGGAGAGGAGACGGCTCTAATCGAGTCTCTTGAGGGCAAACAAGGGAAGCCCCGGCTCAAGCCGCCTTTCCCTGCAGACATAG GGGTGTTTGGATGCCCAACAACGGTGGCCAACGTGGAGACAGTTGCTGTGGCGCCTACGATCTGTCGTCGAGGCGGCGCTTGGTTTGCCAGCTTTGGGAGGGAGAGGAACTCTGGGACGAAGCTGTTCAACATCTCTGGTCATGTAAACACCCCATGCACAGTGGAGGAAGAGATGTCTGTTCCTCTGAGAGAGCTGATAGAGAGacatgcag GAGGAGTGAGAGGTGGCTGGGACAATCTATTAGGAGTGATCCCAGGGGGGTCCTCCACTCCCATTATCCCTCGGCATGTGTGCGATGATGTGCTGATGGATTTCGATGACCTGGTTCGTGCAGAGAGTGCCCTGGGAACCGCAGCTGTCATAGTCATGGATAAATCG ACCGATGTGGTCCGAGCCATTGCACGTTTGGTTGAGTTTTACAAACACGAGAGCTGTGGACAGTGCACCCCCTGCAGGGAGG GAGTGGACTGGATGGATAAAATGATGTGGAGGTTTGTCCGAGGTGAGGCAGCAGTTTCAGAAATTGACATGATTTGGGAGCTCAGTAAGCAGATAGAGGGACACACCATTTGTGCTCTCGGGGACGGAGCTGCTTGGCCTGTGCAG GGTTTGATCCGCCACTTCAGGCCAGTCATGGAGAACCGCATTGCTCAGTATAACAAGAAAAATCCCACAAGGGCGCCAGAGATCGAGATGATCTGA
- the LOC100712213 gene encoding NADH dehydrogenase [ubiquinone] flavoprotein 1, mitochondrial isoform X2 → MLPPRMLWGAVARQVAPRLTYSTAAQPQVKPKKTKFGPLSDQDRIFTNLYGRHDWRLKGALKRGDWYKTKEIILKGQDWILNEVKISGLRGRGGAGFPTGMKWSFMNKPSDGRPKYLVVNADEGEPGTCKDREIMRHDPHKLIEGCLVAGRGMGARAAYIYIRGEFYNESSNLQVAINEAYKAGLIGKNACGSGYDFDVFVMRGAGAYICGEETALIESLEGKQGKPRLKPPFPADIGVFGCPTTVANVETVAVAPTICRRGGAWFASFGRERNSGTKLFNISGHVNTPCTVEEEMSVPLRELIERHAGGVRGGWDNLLGVIPGGSSTPIIPRHVCDDVLMDFDDLVRAESALGTAAVIVMDKSTDVVRAIARLVEFYKHESCGQCTPCREGVDWMDKMMWRFVRGEAAVSEIDMIWELSKQIEGHTICALGDGAAWPVQGLIRHFRPVMENRIAQYNKKNPTRAPEIEMI, encoded by the exons ATGCTGCCTCCGCGGATGCTGTGGGGCGCTGTGGCGCGCCAGGTTGCTCCACGACTCACCTACAGCACTGCTGCGCAGCCACAG GTGAAGCCAAAAAAGACCAAATTTGGTCCTCTGAGTGACCAAGATCGGATATTTACTAACTTATATGGCCGACATGACTGGAG ACTCAAAGGAGCGCTAAAAAGGGGAGACTGGTATAAGACCAAGGAGATCATACTGAAGGGACAGGACTGGATCCTGAATGAGGTGAAAATCTCGGGGCTTCGTGGCagaggaggagcaggatttCCGACAGGCATGAAATGGAGTTTCATGAACAAACCCAGCGATGGCAG GCCGAAGTATCTGGTGGTGAATGCCGATGAGGGGGAGCCTGGCACATGTAAAGACCGCGAGATAATGCGTCATGACCCCCATAAGCTTATAGAGGGCTGTCTGGTGGCTGGGAGAGGCATGGGAGCTCGTGCCGCGTACATCTACATTAGAGGGGAGTTTTACAATGAGTCATCAAACCTACAG GTGGCCATTAATGAGGCGTACAAAGCAGGGCTGATTGGAAAGAACGCCTGCGGCTCTGGGTATGACTTTGATGTGTTTGTTATGCGGGGAGCCGGCGCATACATCTGTGGAGAGGAGACGGCTCTAATCGAGTCTCTTGAGGGCAAACAAGGGAAGCCCCGGCTCAAGCCGCCTTTCCCTGCAGACATAG GGGTGTTTGGATGCCCAACAACGGTGGCCAACGTGGAGACAGTTGCTGTGGCGCCTACGATCTGTCGTCGAGGCGGCGCTTGGTTTGCCAGCTTTGGGAGGGAGAGGAACTCTGGGACGAAGCTGTTCAACATCTCTGGTCATGTAAACACCCCATGCACAGTGGAGGAAGAGATGTCTGTTCCTCTGAGAGAGCTGATAGAGAGacatgcag GAGGAGTGAGAGGTGGCTGGGACAATCTATTAGGAGTGATCCCAGGGGGGTCCTCCACTCCCATTATCCCTCGGCATGTGTGCGATGATGTGCTGATGGATTTCGATGACCTGGTTCGTGCAGAGAGTGCCCTGGGAACCGCAGCTGTCATAGTCATGGATAAATCG ACCGATGTGGTCCGAGCCATTGCACGTTTGGTTGAGTTTTACAAACACGAGAGCTGTGGACAGTGCACCCCCTGCAGGGAGG GAGTGGACTGGATGGATAAAATGATGTGGAGGTTTGTCCGAGGTGAGGCAGCAGTTTCAGAAATTGACATGATTTGGGAGCTCAGTAAGCAGATAGAGGGACACACCATTTGTGCTCTCGGGGACGGAGCTGCTTGGCCTGTGCAG GGTTTGATCCGCCACTTCAGGCCAGTCATGGAGAACCGCATTGCTCAGTATAACAAGAAAAATCCCACAAGGGCGCCAGAGATCGAGATGATCTGA